Proteins from a genomic interval of Panthera uncia isolate 11264 chromosome C1 unlocalized genomic scaffold, Puncia_PCG_1.0 HiC_scaffold_4, whole genome shotgun sequence:
- the LOC125913506 gene encoding E3 ubiquitin-protein ligase RNF220 isoform X2: MDLHRAAFKMENSSYLPNPLASPALMVLASTAEASRDASIPCQQPRPFGVPVSVDKDVHIPFTNGSYTFASMYHRQGGVPGTFANRDFPPSLLHLHPQFAPPNLDCTPISMLNHSGVGAFRPFASTEDRESYQSAFTPAKRLKNCHDTESPHLRFSDADGKEYDFGTQLPSSSPGSLKVDDTGKKIFAVSGLISDREASSSPEDRNDRLDDSGLLACSSTWHHR; the protein is encoded by the exons ATGGACTTACACCGGGCAGCCTTCAAGATGGAGAACTCATCCTACCTCCCCAACCCACTGGCATCCCCAGCACTGATGGTCCTGGCGTCCACGGCTGAGGCCAGCCGCGATGCTTCCATCCCTTGTCAGCAGCCACGACCCTTTGGTGTACCTGTCTCAGTAGACAAGGACGTGCATATTCCATTCACCAACGGTTCCTACACCTTTGCCTCTATGTACCATCGGCAAGGTGGGGTGCCGGGCACTTTTGCCAATCGTGATTTTCCCCCTTCTTTACTACACCTCCACCCTCAGTTTGCTCCCCCAAATCTAGATTGCACCCCAATCAGTATGCTGAATCATAGTGGGGTGGGGGCTTTCCGTCCCTTCGCTTCCACTGAGGACCGGGAGAGTTATCAGTCAGCCTTTACGCCAGCCAAACGACTTAAGAACTGCCATGACACAGAGTCTCCCCACTTGCGCTTCTCAGATGCAGATGGCAAGGAATATGACTTTGGGACACAGCTGCCATCTAGCTCCCCCGGTTCACTTAAGGTTGATGATACTGGGAAGAAGATTTTTGCTGTCTCTGGCCTCATTTCGGATCGGGAAGCTTCATCTAGCCCAGAGGATCGGAATGACAGAT TAGATGATTCCGGTTTGCTTGCCTGTTCATCTACCTGGCATCACAGGTGA
- the LOC125913506 gene encoding E3 ubiquitin-protein ligase RNF220 isoform X1 yields the protein MDLHRAAFKMENSSYLPNPLASPALMVLASTAEASRDASIPCQQPRPFGVPVSVDKDVHIPFTNGSYTFASMYHRQGGVPGTFANRDFPPSLLHLHPQFAPPNLDCTPISMLNHSGVGAFRPFASTEDRESYQSAFTPAKRLKNCHDTESPHLRFSDADGKEYDFGTQLPSSSPGSLKVDDTGKKIFAVSGLISDREASSSPEDRNDRCKYFGASPPYPHQALPYSSVQQVGGSFHAPSNGKGQLLPTQWLWSVNIYLSVVNEH from the coding sequence ATGGACTTACACCGGGCAGCCTTCAAGATGGAGAACTCATCCTACCTCCCCAACCCACTGGCATCCCCAGCACTGATGGTCCTGGCGTCCACGGCTGAGGCCAGCCGCGATGCTTCCATCCCTTGTCAGCAGCCACGACCCTTTGGTGTACCTGTCTCAGTAGACAAGGACGTGCATATTCCATTCACCAACGGTTCCTACACCTTTGCCTCTATGTACCATCGGCAAGGTGGGGTGCCGGGCACTTTTGCCAATCGTGATTTTCCCCCTTCTTTACTACACCTCCACCCTCAGTTTGCTCCCCCAAATCTAGATTGCACCCCAATCAGTATGCTGAATCATAGTGGGGTGGGGGCTTTCCGTCCCTTCGCTTCCACTGAGGACCGGGAGAGTTATCAGTCAGCCTTTACGCCAGCCAAACGACTTAAGAACTGCCATGACACAGAGTCTCCCCACTTGCGCTTCTCAGATGCAGATGGCAAGGAATATGACTTTGGGACACAGCTGCCATCTAGCTCCCCCGGTTCACTTAAGGTTGATGATACTGGGAAGAAGATTTTTGCTGTCTCTGGCCTCATTTCGGATCGGGAAGCTTCATCTAGCCCAGAGGATCGGAATGACAGATGTAAGTACTTTGGTGCAagccctccctacccccaccaaGCCCTGCCTTACAGTAGTGTTCAACAGGTCGGTGGCAGTTTTCATGCTCCTAGTAATGGGAAGGGCCAACTACTTCCCACTCAATGGCTGTGGAGTGTGAACATTTACTTGTCTGTTGTCAATGAGCATTGA
- the LOC125913506 gene encoding E3 ubiquitin-protein ligase RNF220 isoform X3, with translation MDLHRAAFKMENSSYLPNPLASPALMVLASTAEASRDASIPCQQPRPFGVPVSVDKDVHIPFTNGSYTFASMYHRQGGVPGTFANRDFPPSLLHLHPQFAPPNLDCTPISMLNHSGVGAFRPFASTEDRESYQSAFTPAKRLKNCHDTESPHLRFSDADGKEYDFGTQLPSSSPGSLKVDDTGKKIFAVSGLISDREASSSPEDRNDRYDSGLLACSSTWHHR, from the exons ATGGACTTACACCGGGCAGCCTTCAAGATGGAGAACTCATCCTACCTCCCCAACCCACTGGCATCCCCAGCACTGATGGTCCTGGCGTCCACGGCTGAGGCCAGCCGCGATGCTTCCATCCCTTGTCAGCAGCCACGACCCTTTGGTGTACCTGTCTCAGTAGACAAGGACGTGCATATTCCATTCACCAACGGTTCCTACACCTTTGCCTCTATGTACCATCGGCAAGGTGGGGTGCCGGGCACTTTTGCCAATCGTGATTTTCCCCCTTCTTTACTACACCTCCACCCTCAGTTTGCTCCCCCAAATCTAGATTGCACCCCAATCAGTATGCTGAATCATAGTGGGGTGGGGGCTTTCCGTCCCTTCGCTTCCACTGAGGACCGGGAGAGTTATCAGTCAGCCTTTACGCCAGCCAAACGACTTAAGAACTGCCATGACACAGAGTCTCCCCACTTGCGCTTCTCAGATGCAGATGGCAAGGAATATGACTTTGGGACACAGCTGCCATCTAGCTCCCCCGGTTCACTTAAGGTTGATGATACTGGGAAGAAGATTTTTGCTGTCTCTGGCCTCATTTCGGATCGGGAAGCTTCATCTAGCCCAGAGGATCGGAATGACAGAT ATGATTCCGGTTTGCTTGCCTGTTCATCTACCTGGCATCACAGGTGA